In Pan troglodytes isolate AG18354 chromosome 20, NHGRI_mPanTro3-v2.0_pri, whole genome shotgun sequence, the genomic window TGCCCTTCCCTCAGTCTGTGTGCTCAGACCAGGCAGGCCAAGTGGCCCATCCTGCCGGCTGGGTGCCTGTGCCAGAACCTAGGCAGTCCCTGTGGTGTGGATTTGGCTTCCCCCACCTGGCTCTTGGCCTCAACTGAGGTCCCCAGCGGCGTTGGGGTAGCCCGGGGCCCACCACCCTCCCTCTGTCCAGAGCAACTTTGCTATGCTTTCCCGgctgcacacatgcacagacgGCAGGGCCTGAGAGGCAGCGCCTGGCCACATCCCGGGCACTGCCTGCTTCCCCGTGAGTCTTTGGCAGGTCCCTCACACCTGCCAGGTCTAGTAATAGGACATAAAGATGAGCCACCAGCCTCCCAATCTCAGGTGGAATTCGTGAGCTGGTGCAGGTCAGGTACCCGTGGTGGTGATGAAACACTGATCAGAATAGGCGCTCGGTGCCACTGTCACAGGAGTGCAGGAACGAATGGATGACAGGCTGGGAGCACCCAGGGTTGGGGGTCTTGGGGTCCTTTGGAAGCTCTGCCAGGCAGTGTGGGATGTGTCACCTGACGCCAgcacccctccctgccccactcccaGGAAACATGTTTCCTACCATTGGTGACGTCCACCTTGCACCCTTCACGGATGAACAGCTCTACATGGAGCAGTTCACCAAGGCCAACTTCTGGTGAGTGTGCCCTGGGTGTCCCGCCTGGGCCCCACAGCCTGCCTTCTCAGGGACAGCCCCAGCTCCCCAGAGAGCCTGCACTCCTCTTTTTCTGAAAGACTTGGGCTAGATGAGGGCTGactgggagagaaggcagggctaCCCCACCTGCCTCTTCTGCAGCCCTGACCTTGCTGTGGGGGTGGGGCCTGTCCACAGGTACCAGCCATCCTTCCATGGAGTGGACCTGTCGGCCCTCCGAGGTGCCGCGGTGGATGAGTATTTCCGGCAGCCTGTGGTGGTGAGTAGGGCCTCCAGGGTACTGCTGCAGTGATCACTTGCCATTGCTGTGCAGCTGTGCAGCCCTCAGGAAGCTACAGCCCCTCTCTGAGCCCTCTCCTCTGCCCTGCACAGCGCTCTCACAGAGATTTGGGCCAAAAGTGTCAATGCATGTAGACACTTAGCACACAGCAAACATGCAATACATGTGGACCATTGTTAGATGAGGCTAAGGCGGGGGGGCATTTaggcttaggagttcaagatcagcccgggCCACACAGACGCcatcactatttttaaaattaaaataaataaataataaaaataaaaaagaaccatTACTAGATGAATTTATCCTTGGTGAGCTGATgtgatttattgattgattttatttgagatttttgatACATAGAtccatgatttaaaaatcaaaaggaaaaaaaagctaggtgcagtgggtcacacctgtaatcccagcactttgggaggccaaggcgggcagatcacgaggttaggagattgagaccaacacggtgaaaccccatctctactaaaaatacaaaaaattagccagacgtggtggcgggtgcctgtagtcccagctactcaggaggctgaggcaggaacccgggaggcagagcttccagtgagccgagatcgcaccactgcactccagcctgggcgacagagtgagactccgtctcaaaaaaaaagaaaaaaaagttccattttattctgttttccccCTGCTCTTGATGTTTTTCATTCGTTTTGGGAGACTCTTAGACTATCTTGGATAATATCTCTTTAAACACTACGTCTGCCCCATTCTTTCTCCTTCTGGGATTCCAATTACGTGTACAGTGAACCTTTTCACCATATCTCAGATGATTGTTATACTCTTTGCTGTCTTTcccatccatttttttctctcattttctttttcttttttttttttttttttgagacggagtcttgctctgttgcccaggctggagtgctgtggcatgatgtcagctcactgcaacctccactttccgggctcaagcgattctcagactcctgagtagctgggagtacaggcgcttgccaccactcccagctagttttttgtaattttagtagagatggggtttcgccatgttggccaggctggtctgaaactcctgaccttaggtgatccacccacctcagcctcccaaagtgctgggattacaggcgtgagccaccatgcccagcgtgtTCAGTCTTTTGTGATATCACTGGGGAGTGAATGAGTGAAAAAAGCAGGAAATATTTTGGTGGTATTATGCAAATTTTGTATTATGATGAGGGTGCCTTGGAAGAGGCCACAGTTTGAGAAGGTGCTGCTTTATGGTACAGCCTTTGGTAATGTTAATGCAAGTCCAGTGGTTAGCCTCATTACCAATATGCTGCTGAACCACCCGTtagcttttattgttttttgaaacaggatctcactctgttccccaggctggagtacagtggctcaatcacttCATGGCTTACTTCAGCCTCGATCACCCAgacgcaagtgatcctcctgcctcagcttcccaagtagctggaactataggagtgtgccaccatgcccagctaatttattttttttgtagatatggggcctcactgtgttactcaggctggtcttgaactcctgacctcaggtgatccgtccgcctcggcctcccaaagtgctgggattataggcataagccactgcacctggcgttGAGCCTCTTATTATCGGCTTTCTGCTTGGTGTCTTAGCCTCTGATGCCCTGCCTCGCTCAAAGCTCAGGAGTTGGCCAATTTCACAAGCACACTGAGTGTGCaccgcccacctcgccctcctGCACTTATTTCCCTTTGCTTTGACATCACAGCCCCTTGAGTCCGAGCTGCCTTGGTAACCCTGAGCTCCCATTTTGCTTTCCCCACCCAAGGAAGCTGCTGAAAGGTCGAGGTGGCCGTTTTCTGCCCTCCCCATGGGGAAAAGGTAGAGGCCAGAAAGGGCTCCCTCCAGAAAGGGCATTTCCCTCCTTTCCAGGAGCTTGATCCCCAAAATCCTGGCCGCTCTGGTTGGTCACCAGTGCTTCCAACAACtggtttattcttttctttggattttattcGGTTTACATAGTTCATGGCAGGTGTGTTAGTTGGATATAAACATTGCTGGGAGTGGACAGCAGCAccagtgttgttgttgtttttaagagacagggtctccctgtgtttcccaggcttgaTTCACACTCtcgggcttaagcgatcctcctgcctcagcctcctgagtagctggagttacagacATACAATTCCACACCCAGCTAGCACCTAGTTCTTCAACTTGCTTTTTTGGTTAACTTGCTTAATGATTTAGCTTGGAGATCTTTCCCCATCTGTTCATAAAGAGCCTCTTCATTCTTTCTCACGTCCGCATGGTCTTTGATGGGAGAGCCATCACTGGTTTAATTAGATGGTTTCCAGTGTGTCGCTACCACGGACAATCTAATTATACATGTAAGTTTGTTGATGTGTTCATGTATCTGGAGGTTAAACTCCTGTAGTGCCAAATCTTTTATGTGGATAAACACTTGTCATTTGGAGAGCTGTCACCTAATTGCCCTCGGTGGCGTTGTGCCGGTTCCCCCTCCTCACGGCGTGTCTGGGAAGAGCAAGCTCGTTTTAGCTGCACAGCCTAGAAGCCGTGGGcagacctgggggaaggggcagggctcTCCCCTCCCATGCTGGCCCTGGCGTCAGATGCCACGTCACACCTGTGGTCTCTCCCAGGACACATTTGACATCCGGATCCTGATGGCCAAGTCTGTCAAGTACACGGTGAACTTCTTAGAAGCCAAAGAAGGAGATTTGCACAGGTACTGGCACCCACACTCCATCCTCCCAGGCCTGGCTCAGGCCGAAGGTCAGGGCCACCCCTGGCTCCCGCCGGCATCCTGCCGTCCCAGGGCAGATGGTGGGCGGGGGCCCCAGGCCTCTGCACCTGGCACCCCCTCTTCTCTCTCGGCAGCGCCTGTCTGGCTTCCCCAGCAGCCACTGCCCTTTGCCTTCCAGGATAGAAATCCCATTCAAATTCCACATGCTGCATTCAGGGCTGGTCCACGGCCTGGCTTTCTGGTTTGACGTTGCTTTCATCGGCTCCATGTGAGTGCCGCAGAGCAGCCCGTGctgcctcctccccactcccagggCTTCCTGCAGCTGCAACCTGACTGGGGGGGTGGAACATGGCTCCAGGTTCCACCATCCCTTCCAATgggagtgagagcctgtctcggAGCAAGAGACTGTtgtgggtggggtgtgtgtgtgtgtgtgtgtgtgtgtgtgtcctgtgtTCCCAGTGTCTGTCCCTCATGGGTCTGTGTCTGTCTCTTGGCACATGTCAGGGTGAGTAGGGATCTCGTGGTTGCAGGCCCCTCATGTGTACATGTATGCCTGCTCATGTTTGTGTCTGGGACTGCCTGGGGGCCAGCCTGTCTCTGCTCCAGGGTCCCAGGGGTCCCTGGCAGAGGGGGCAGGTGCTTGGGGAGGACTCAAGGCATACAAGGTGGTGGCTCCAGTGGTGGCGCCGGCCCAGTCAAGTATGTGCCTGTCCCTGCTCCACAGAATGACCGTGTGGCTGTCCACAGCCCCGACAGAGCCCCTGACCCACTGGTACCAGGTGCGGTGCCTGTTCCAGTCACCACTGTTCGCCAAGGCAGGGGACACGCTCTCAGGGACATGTCTGCTTATTGCCAACAAAAGGTGCGACTACTCCCTGGGGCTGGTGGTGGTGGGCAGGGGTCCATCCGCCCAGCAGCTCATGCCACGGCCTGCACCCTCTCTGCAGACAGAGCTACGACATCAGTATTGTGGCCCAGGTGGACCAGACCGGCTCCAAGTCCAGTAACCTCCTGGATCTGAAAAACCCCTTCTTCAGGTAGGAGGGGCCCCTTGCCTGCACAGGGGGGGCGCCCCGGCCCTGCAACCCCCTTGCCCCTGCCCATGGCTCTGTCTCTGCCATAGATACACAGGCACAACGCCCTCACCCCCACCCGGCTCCCACTACACATCTCCCTCGGAAAACATGTGGAACACGGGCAGCACCTACAACCTCAGCAGCGGGATGGCCGTGGCAGGTGAGCAGGGCCCACCCCAATGCCCAGCCAACCCGGGAGGCCACCCTCACCGCAGGCCTGGCCCCTCTGCCTCCAGCCCTGACGTCTCCCTCTCTGGACACAGGGATGCCGACCGCCTATGACCTGAGCAGTGTTATTGCCAGTGGCTCCAGCGTGGGCCACAACAACCTGATTCCTTTAGGTGAGTGTCCCCCAGGGCCAGGGGCAGCAGGGAGCCGTGCCCAGGACTGCCCAGGGGCCGGGAAGGGCCTGTGGCAACCAGGGTCGGCCTCTGCTTGGTCCTTTCAccttttcctcttcctgggggctctCGGCCGAGGCTCTCCGTCCTCTCTGCCTCGCTCTGCAGCCTGCTGCTGCGCATGGGCTGGGTGGCTGGGGGCGGTGACGCcgtctcccttccttctttcctccctctcgcTGCGCAGCCAACACGGGGATTGTCAATCACACCCACTCCCGGATGGGCTCCATAATGAGCACGGGGATTGTCCAAGGTAACGAGGGTGGCGGGGGCAGGGCCCGTGGGGGCCGAGCTAGCGTGTGAGTCGCCATCCTCTGTCCGGCCGCCCACCTGCCCTCTtgcctgccctttctctctctctgtgactCTGCCTGGGGGCTGGGCGGGCCAGGGCAGCCCCTCACTGCCATTGCCTGCTCCACAGGGTCCTCCGGCGCCCAGGGCAGTGGTGGTGGCAGCACGAGTGCCCACTATGCAGTCAACAGCCAGTTCACCATGGGCGGCCCCGCCATCTCCATGGCGTCGCCCATGTCCATCCCGACCAACACCATGCACTACGGCAGCTAGGGGCCCGCCCCGCGGACTGACAGCACCAGGAAACCAAATGATGTCCCTGCCCGCCGCCCCCGCCGGGCAGCTTTCCCCCTTGTACTGGAGAAGCTCGAACACCCGGTCACAGCTCTCTTTGCTATGGGAACTGGGACACTTTTTTACACGATGTTGCCGCCGTCCCCACcctaacccccacctcccggccCTAAGCGTGTGTCGCTGCCATATTTTACACAAAATCATGTTGTGGGAGCCCTCGTCCCCCCTCCTGCCCGCTCTACCCTGACCTGGGCTTGTCATCTGCTGGAACAGGCGCCATGGGGCCTGCCAGCCCTGCCTGCCAGGTCCCTTAGCACCTGTCCCCCTGCCTGTCTCCAGTGGGAAGGTAGCCTGGCCAGGCGGGGCCTCCCCTTCGACGACCAGGCCTCGGTCACAACAGACGTGACATgctgctttttttaattttatttttttacgaAAAGAACCAGTGTCAATCCGCAGACCCTCTGTGAAGCCAGGCCGGCCGGGCCGAGCCAGCAGCCCCTCTCCCTAGACTCAGAGGCGCCGCGGGGAGGGGTGGCCCCGCCGAGGCTTCAGGGGCCCCCTCCCCACCAAAGGGTTCACCTCACACTTGAATGTACAACCCACCCCACTGTCGGGAAGGCCTCCGTCCTCGGCCCCTGCCTCTTGCTGCTGTCCTGTCCCCGAGCCCCTGCAGgtccccccccccgccccccaactcAAGAGTTAGAGCAGGTGGCTGCAGGCCTTGGGCCCGGAGGGAAGGCCACTGCCGGCCACTTGGGGCAGACACAGACACCTCAAGGATCTGTCACGGAAGGCGTCCTTTTTCCTTGTAGCTAACGTTAGGCCTGAGTAGCTCCCCTCCATCCTTGTAGACGCTCCAGTCCCTACTACTGTGACGGCATTTCCATCCCTCCCCTGCCCGGGAAGGGACCTTGCAGGGACctctccctccaaaaaaaaaaaaagaaaaaaaaaaaagaaagaaaaaaagaaaaagaaagaaaaaataaatgaggaaacgTGTTGCAGCACAGGcagttttcttctccttctgctcCCCTGTTTCTCATACCCCCAAACTCAGATGCTGGAGCTCAGGCCTGCCGTGTGTGCACCCAGGCAGGAGCGGGCGCTGTCCAGGCTGGGCCGCCCCCTTGGCTCTCCCTCCTGTTCCAGGGGAGCCATAGGAGGGAAAGCAGGTGGCCCAGGGGGGATATGGGGGCCCCAGCCCTGTCCCAAAGCTCCCTGCTTGGCTGCCCCTCGCCCGCCTTTATATAAATTCTCTGAATCACCTTTgcatagaaaataaaagtgtttgcTTTGTAAGAAAAGTCTGGAAAGTAGCAGAATCATCTCAAGGTGTCAAAGGAGCCTTCAGTCATCGTCTGGGGGGCAGGACAGGCAGAGGGGCTGGTCCACTTAGGTGTTGCCTGAAAGAAAGAATTGTCTGGGAGTGGCCCCAGAACCTCTCGCCTTGACTGGGAGTGGGAGGGCAGCCCCCTTAGCCCAGCTGGGAATAGTCCTTACCTGTGGGACCCGGGCCTTCCTAGGAGGGGGCCAGGGACTGCGGCAAGGTAGGGGACAGCGCGATGTTTGAGGGCAGAGATGTGATTTGGGGTGGAGGAGCCACGTTCTCCGGAGGCAGCGACTGGAAGAAGTACAACTGCACAAGACCCCTGGGGTCAGAGGCAGGGCCAGCCCATGCCCCCCCAGCCCCTCGGCCCCACCTGTGGCCACCCCAGACCCGTACCTTACAGCCCATGGCCAGGAGGGCGTGGAGCAGCACGACCACGGACAGCAGCACCGTGGCCACCAGCCTGGTGTCCTCACGGACCACGGGCCAGAGGGTGAATACCAGCCCGGCGGCTGACAGGCCCAGGGCCAGCGCCCCAAAGAGCCACTGCAGCCAAGGCACAGGGATGAGCCACAGGACCTGGGAGCAACACAGCGGCAGGTGACCATGCCAGTCCCCACAGCCACCACCCACTCCGCACCAGGCCACCCTCACCACCATGGGAATGAGGCGGCAGGTGACCATGCCAGTGTCCCCACACAGCCACCACCCACTCCGCACCAGGCCACACTCACCACCATGGGGATGAAGACAAAGAGGGAGTAGCCGTAGATGCACACAGTCTCCAGGAAGGTGTAGGGCCCCATGCGCTCCTGGACACCCTTGCGCCACCGCAGGAAGCCCCACAGGGCCAGGGGCACCAGCCACGCATAGCAGTAGATGCTGATGCCTGCCACGGTCACTGGGGGCAAGGTGAGCAGTCACCCCCTGTACCCCAGGGCCCTGCCAGGCATTGGGCCTGCCCGTCTGCTTACCCTTGTGGAACTGGGGGCTGTAGTGGATGGAGGGGTCCCTCCTCTGGGCCAGCACCAGCGTCAGGTTGCCAGTGACGGCCAGGACGAAGGCCAACGTGGCACAGATCCAGAAGGGGCCTGGGGGTAGGGGGCACAGTCAGGGTCCCGGGCCCTGCACTCCCAGGACAAGCAGACATGTATCCTGACTGAACTGTGCTGAGACCCCAGCCTCTTCCTAAGCACCTTGCCTGACTCACCAGGACACCGGGGGCCTCCTGGTGGCTGAGCCCAGTGCTGGCTGTCAGTTCATCCCCCTCCCGGAAACACTCAGGACTGCACACCCTTGGCCTGTGTCTCACCTCATTGGTGCCAATTCCTCAACCCCTGTCACCTCCTCTTTGACTCTCTGACCCCTTCAGCCATGGGGAGCAGCCAGGCCCAGTTCTTGGCCCCTCCCATGTCTGCGTTCACCCGTAGTGTGACCTCCTTCAAGCCCAGGGCCTTATGCCTCCTCTAGAGCCCAGGGCTCTGCCCTGAGCACTGCAGGCTCCAGTTCAAGCTCCCGGATGGGCATCTCCGGCTTCATCCACACCCTTGCCCTCTGCCCTCACTGCCAAGCTGGTCCCGTGGATACGTGGCAACTCTATCCATCCCGTAGTCCAGGCAGAAATCCCTAGAGCCTGCCTCCGCTCCTAAcctcccactccccccacccccacctatCTAGCCACAAAGCCAGTCTCTTCTACTTCCCCAGCACGTTCCAGAATCCAGTGCCACTCTCCACATCCACAGTCCCCACCATGTGGCcacctccaccccagcctcctggctTCCGCCCTCGCCACTCATGATGGCGAGAGGGACCCCGAGAACACTTAAAGATCCATTCTCGGCCAGAtaacagtgactcacacctgtaattccagcacttaggaggccgaggcgggtggatcacctgaggtcaggagtttgagaccagcctggctaacacggtgaaactccgtccctaataaaaatataaaaattagccgggcgtggtggcacgtgcctgtaatcccagccactcaggaggctgaagcaggagaatcgcttgaatgcgggaggggaagattgcagtgagctgagatcacatcactgcactccagcctgggtgacagagtgagactgtctcaaaaaaaaaaaaaaaaaaaagatctcttcTTGCCACAGCATGGGAGGCCTGTGTGATCTGTCCCCTCGCCTGTGACCTCCCTGCAGCTCACTCGCTCCAGTGGTAATGCCGCCCTGCAGTTCATGCAAGTTCCTGCCATGAAGCTTACGTCGTTTCTGGAAGCCTCTTTTCCTAGgtctcccccacccctcctgtTGCCAACAAGGCTCATTCCCTCACCCTCCTCAGGGAGGCCTGCCCTGCTGCACCCTGCAGAACTGCAGGGCCGCTCCTCCTGTCTGCTCTGCTGCTCTCTACCCGGCACCCTCTGCAGTccttcatgtctctgtctccctgaACAGCAGGTAAGTCACACTATCTGAGTGACTGATTTGTCCGCAGCTATACACTGGCATCTGCAACTCAGGCCACACTTGTTGAGTGATCCATCAAGGAACCAAATGCACAACCTCACTCACCATACAGATCCGGCCGATTCCGCAGATGGTGCCGCACAAAGTTGTGGCCAGGCCGGGGCAGCAGTGAGCCTTTGATCCGGTCCAGGACCTGGGGGCAAGGCCAAGGTCAAGGATGGAAGTCTGCCAGGAGCTTCTCCCTTGTCCTGAGAGGCTCCTTCCCTGCTGACCTCCACCCTTCTCTCTCCATGCCCCACCTGAAAGAACTCAgcctttccctctctttttttttttttttttctttttttgagacagagtcttgctctgtcggccaggctggatggagtagtggcatgatctcggctcactgcaacctctgcctcccgagctcaagcaattctcctacctcagccacctgagtagctgggattacaggcatgtgccaccacgcctggctaatagttgtatttttaatagagacgggatttcaccatgttggccaggctggtcttgaactcctgacctcaggtaatccacccaccttggcctcccaaagtactgggattacaggcgtgagccaccgtgcccagccccctcttttttttccctctttttttttttgttttgagacggagtctcgctctgtcacccaggctggagtgcagtggtgccatctcggctcactgcaagctccgcctcctgggttcacaccattctcctgcctcagcctcccaaagagcagggactacaggcgcccgccaccacccccggctaattttttgtatttttagtagagatggggtttcaccgtgttagccaggatggtcttgatctcctgacctcatgatcctcccaccttggcctcccaaagtgctgggattacaggcgtgagccaccgcacccggcctcagcaccccctttttctttttgagacagagtctcactctgttcaggctggagtgcagtggcacgatcttggctcactaccacctccgcctcccaggttcaagtgattcttgagcctcagactcccgagtagctgggactacaggtgtgtgccaccatgcctggctaatttttgtatttttagtagagatggggtttcaccatgttggccaggctggtctccaactcctgacctcaagtgatccaccgcctcggcatcccaaagtgctaggattacaggcgccgaccactgcacttggctaatttttctattttattttattttttatttaattttattttatttatcttattttatttttgagacagagtctcattctttttgcccaggctggagtgcactggcgcgatcttggctcactgcaacctctgcctcgcggattcaagcgattctcctgcctcagcctccagagtagctgggattacaggcgcccaccacaaagcccggctaattttgttgtatttttagtagagatggggtttcaccatgtttggccaggctggtctcaaactcctgacctcaggtgatccacccacccaggcctctcaaagtgctgggattacagacatgagccaccccgcACCCggcagtttttgtatttttggtagagacggggtttccccatgttagccaggctggtcttgaactcctcaggttatctgcccacctcggcccccttaagtgctgggattacaggcaggagccactgcgcccagtccatCTTTGGTCTTCTGCATATGCTGTTCCCTGTGCCTAGAACATATACTTCTGCTTCCCTACCCTATTCCCCAGGGAAGCCTTCTGTCTCCTTTAGGTCTCAGCCAATTCCTCACCTCCCCCAGGAGGCCTTTCTCTAACCCACCAGATTGTGTGTGACCCCTGTGTTCCCATAGTCCCGATCCATAACCAGTCCCACCATAACCCTTTGAGAGCACCACAGTTCGTTCACCAGCACCCACCATCACCAGCACCCTGCCCAGGGGAAGAGTGGCTGAACCCTGAGCATAACTCTGAGCCCCATCCCACCTGCCTCCCCAGCCTGACCTGTGAGGTGTCCACGTCAAAGAAGCTCTGATAGTAGCTGAAGGTCCAGAATCCgggctgctgccgctgctgcttCTCCTGCAGGAGCTGCACATTGCGGGCATTCAGTGCCTGCCCGGAGAGCCTGGGTCAGCTGGGGGCTGCAAGGAGGCAGGACACAGGGACTCACCGCGGCCTTGTCactctcctcctccacctcatCCTCGGCTCCATAGCTGCCACCTGAGCCCACGGCCACAGCCACGTGCCCTTGTGGGGTCAGCTGATCGCTTCTGCTGGTGGTGGCTGCATCTGGGGTCTCAGCCAGAAGATTAGTGGCCTCCTCGAATTCTGTGGAGGAGGTATATGGGGGACACGCACGTTTGAGGGGTGGAAAGAACTCGACTGGGCCCAAGCTAAACCGATGCTCATCTGGGGGCGGAGGCTCTGCTGAGCCATTGATCTCCCCCAAGGTGGGGCCCAACTTCCTCAGTTTGGAGGCATCCGGAGGACATCTGTTCCCTTCCTCCTAAAGTGGAACTGCAACTTAGGGTTGACCCTGGGATGGGGTCAGGGTCTGGGGACGAGAGGCTCGGGTTTGAGGTCTGAGTTCAGGGCGGGGGCGGGGTTCGAGtcagagatgggtctcactccTGGGTCAGGGTTCACAGCCGCCTAGGCTTCGGGGTAGAGAAGTTGGAAGCCGCATGGGGGGGAGGTTCTGGCCCGGGGCGGGAGTGGGAGATCCGGCCACGTCGGGGCCGCACTCACCATGGAAGGTCAGCTCGTCGGCCGATGCCATGGTCGTTCAGGGGCGTCTCCGCATCCCTCGCTGAGGACAGAGACCGGTCAGGCACACTTCCCCCCCGCCCCCGAGCCGGTCCCTCGGCCCCCAGCCCTACCTGGCGACCAACTGCACCCACGGAGGCTTGAACTCGTCGTCCCGTCCCCACAGGTGCGCTCCGCCCCCCCTCACCTGAGGCCACCTGGGCCGGCGTGGCTGGggctctctgcgcctgcgcgtcTCGCCTACGCGTCAGAGTCCAACCTACTCAGACCTGACAGCAACATCCGGCGCCTGTCCTCTTTCTATCCTCTCCCGTTGGGAAGCCACTTCCGGTAAAGTTGGCGCTTGCGCAGAAGAGACTCCCGGGCTCTTAACGTCGGGTATCAGGAGTTTCTTCCCGGAGCAAGGACTCCCAAGACGGAAGAGGATGGCCGCGGCGGCTCTGAGGAGATTTTGGTCCCGGCGCCGCGCAGAGGCGGGCGACGCGGTAGTGGCGAAGCCGGGAGTGTGGGCGCGGCTGGGTGAGTAGCGGCGGAAGGCGGCAGGGTGGGTGGCCGCCGCGGCAGGGTGGGTGGCCGCCGCGGCCGGATCACTCTTACCGCGCTCCTCTCCCCTCAGGGTCCTGGGCCCGCGCGCTGCTCCGGGACTACGCCGAGGCCTGCAGGGACGCGGCGGCGGAGGCTAGGGCCCGGCCGGGGCGCGCCGCTGTGTATGTGGGTCTGCTGGGCGGCGCGGCGGCCTGCTTCACGCTGGCGCCCAGCGAGGGTGCCTTCGAGGAGGCGCTGCTGGAGGCGTCGGGGACCCTCCTGCTGCTGGCGCCGGCCACCCGCAACCGCGAGTCCGAAGCCTTCGTGCAGAGGCTGCTCTGGCTGCGGGGCCGTGGCCGCCTGCGCCACGTCAACCTGGGGCTCTGCTCGCTGGTGTACGAGGCGCCCTTCGACGCCCAGGCCAGCCTCTACCAGGCGCGTTGCCGCTACCTGCAGCCCCGCTGGACCGACTTCCCCGGCCGGGTCCTGGACGTGGGCTTCGTGGGTCGCTGGTGGGTGCTGGGGGCCCGGATGCGCGACTGCGACATCAACGACGACGAATTCCTGCACCTGCCGGCGCATTTGCGGGTGGTCGGGCCCCAGCAGCTGCATTCCGAGACTAACGAGCGGCTCTTCGATGAGAAGTACAAGCCTGTCGTGCTCACCGACGATCAGGTGGACCAGGCGCTGTGGGAGGAGCAGGTCTtgcagaaggagaagaaggacaGGCTCGCCCTGAGCCAGGCCCA contains:
- the CARM1 gene encoding histone-arginine methyltransferase CARM1 isoform X4 yields the protein MAAAAAAVGPGAGGAGSAVPGGAGPCATVSVFPGARLLTIGDANGEIQRHAEQQALRLEVRAGPDAAGIALYSHEDVCVFKCSVSRETECSRVGKQSFIITLGCNSVLIQFATPNDFCSFYNILKTCRGHTLERSVFSERTEESSAVQYFQFYGYLSQQQNMMQDYVRTGTYQRAILQNHTDFKDKIVLDVGCGSGILSFFAAQAGARKIYAVEASTMAQHAEVLVKSNNLTDRIVVIPGKVEEVSLPEQVDIIISEPMGYMLFNERMLESYLHAKKYLKPSGNMFPTIGDVHLAPFTDEQLYMEQFTKANFWYQPSFHGVDLSALRGAAVDEYFRQPVVDTFDIRILMAKSVKYTVNFLEAKEGDLHRIEIPFKFHMLHSGLVHGLAFWFDVAFIGSIMTVWLSTAPTEPLTHWYQVRCLFQSPLFAKAGDTLSGTCLLIANKRQSYDISIVAQVDQTGSKSSNLLDLKNPFFRYTGTTPSPPPGSHYTSPSENMWNTGSTYNLSSGMAVAGMPTAYDLSSVIASGSSVGHNNLIPLANTGIVNHTHSRMGSIMSTGIVQGSSGAQGSGGGSTSAHYAVNSQFTMGGPAISMASPMSIPTNTMHYGS